In Syngnathus acus chromosome 5, fSynAcu1.2, whole genome shotgun sequence, a genomic segment contains:
- the aspn gene encoding asporin, with amino-acid sequence MRAVLLFCMLTLGSSHYYQHVDVMDIMRSHDVMMADSGDDDNYGDHYDSCPMSCHCSPRVVQCSDQGLISVPAKIPSDILMIDLQNNDITQIKENDFKGLDKLYGLFLINNRISKIHPQAFKNMNRLRLLYLSYNFLTEIPANLPPNVIELRFHENKINKIQRDAFKGLKKLHVLELGANPLANTGIELGAFNGLATLYVGMSESRLTAVPKDLPSSITELNLEYNKIFKVEVEDFIRYKNLQRLSLSFNQIRFVENGTLAHIPNIRGIHLDNNSLKKVPPGLSSLRYLQVIYLHANKISSVGLNDFCPIRFGEKKNLYNGISLFANPVKYWDIHPATFRCVGGRRGVQLGNFRK; translated from the exons ATGAGGGCGGTCCTTCTGTTCTGTATGCTGACGCTGGGCAGCAGCCACTACTACCAGCACGTTGACGTCATGGACATCATGAGAAGCCACGACGTCATGATGGCTGATTCCGGGGACGACGACAACTACGGCGATCATTACGACAGCTGCCCAATGAGCTGCCACTGCTCGCCCAGAGTGGTGCAGTGCTCTGATCAAG GTTTGATCAGCGTGCCGGCCAAGATTCCAAGTGACATCTTGATGATCGACCTCCAAAACAACGATATCACCCAGATCAAGGAAAACGACTTCAAAGGCCTGGACAAGCTTTAT GGCCTGTTCCTGATCAACAACCGCATCTCCAAGATCCACCCGCAGGCCTTCAAGAACATGAACCGCCTGCGCCTGCTCTACCTCTCCTACAATTTCCTGACCGAGATCCCGGCCAACCTGCCGCCCAACGTCATCGAGCTGCGCTTCCacgaaaacaaaatcaacaagatCCAGAGGGATGCCTTCAAAGGCCTCAAGAAGCTGCACGTGCTCG AACTGGGCGCCAACCCGCTGGCCAACACCGGCATCGAGCTGGGGGCCTTCAACGGGCTGGCCACGCTCTACGTGGGGATGTCCGAGAGCAGGCTCACGGCCGTGCCCAAAG ACCTGCCCTCCTCCATCACAGAGCTCAACCTGGAGTACAACAAGATCTTTAAGGTGGAGGTGGAAGACTTCATCAGATATAAAAATCTGCAGAG GCTGAGCCTGTCCTTCAACCAGATCCGCTTTGTGGAGAACGGCACTCTGGCCCACATCCCTAACATCCGCGGGATCCACCTGGACAACAACAGCCTGAAAAAGGTCCCGCCGGGACTCAGCTCGCTGCGCTACCTCCAG GTGATTTACCTCCACGCAAACAAAATTAGCAGCGTGGGCCTGAACGACTTCTGCCCCATCCGATTTGGCGAGAAAAAGAACTTGTACAACGGCATCAGTCTGTTTGCCAACCCCGTCAAGTACTGGGACATCCACCCTGCCACCTTCCGATGCGTGGGTGGACGACGGGGCGTTCAGCTCGGAAACTTCCGCAAGTGA